A window from Triticum aestivum cultivar Chinese Spring chromosome 6D, IWGSC CS RefSeq v2.1, whole genome shotgun sequence encodes these proteins:
- the LOC123142023 gene encoding BTB/POZ and MATH domain-containing protein 1-like — MSPSGSASSIVADTTEGYHFLTIRDYSRTKGVPTGERIGSLPFTVGGHCWRIYYFPNGVRSEVADYVSFFLELDEDVPATVKAQVKICFAGEEEEAEQAASLALASVDEFTSQKCRQYEKFIKREILENSRHLKNDSLSIRCDIAVIHGYRGVDGTTAFICVLPCDVRQNLGKYIETNKRTHEVFEVGTEIIAVHYCVLVACWACSPVLEAELYGAIKEDNTAAAGVVHVEGMEVEVFKALLDFAYTGRLPQTSKEDDEVMCQRLLVAADRYGIVQLKLLCEEWMCKYIDVGTAATILALAEQNHCEGLRKACFDFLAAPGN, encoded by the coding sequence ATGTCGCCGTCAGGATCTGCATCCTCCATCGTCGCGGACACAACGGAAGGGTACCACTTTCTCACGATCCGCGACTACTCCCGTACCAAGGGCGTCCCCACCGGAGAGCGGATCGGTTCTCTTCCCTTCACAGTTGGTGGCCACTGCTGGCGCATCTACTACTTCCCCAACGGTGTACGCTCGGAGGTCGCGGATTACGTGTCCTTCTTCCTCGAGCTAGATGAAGATGTCCCGGCTACGGTGAAGGCCCAGGTTAAAATTTGtttcgccggcgaggaggaggaggccgagcagGCGGCGTCGCTGGCGTTGGCATCGGTGGACGAATTCACCTCGCAGAAGTGCAGGCAGTACGAGAAATTCATCAAAAGGGAGATCCTGGAGAACTCGAGGCATCTAAAGAACGACTCTTTGAGCATCCGGTGCGACATCGCAGTCATACACGGTTACCGTGGGGTGGACGGCACGACCGCCTTTATTTGCGTGCTCCCATGCGACGTGCGCCAGAACCTTGGAAAGTATATCGAGACCAACAAGCGCACCCACGAGGTGTTTGAGGTCGGTACTGAGATCATCGCCGTGCACTACTGCGTGCTTGTGGCATGCTGGGCCTGCTCGCCGGTGTTGGAAGCCGAGCTCTATGGAGCCATTAAAGAGGACAACACTGCCGCTGCCGGCGTGGTGCACGTAGAAGGCATGGAGGTGGAGGTGTTCAAGGCGCTGCTCGATTTCGCGTACACGGGCCGTCTGCCGCAGACGTCCAAGGAAGACGACGAGGTCATGTGTCAGCGTCTTCTAGTCGCGGCAGACAGGTATGGCATCGTGCAGCTGAAGCTATTGTGCGAGGAGTGGATGTGCAAGTACATAGACGTGGGCACTGCTGCGACCATCCTGGCGCTAGCTGAGCAAAACCACTGTGAGGGGCTCAGAAAGGCATGCTTCGATTTTCTCGCCGCTCCAGGAAACTGA